In Bacteroides cellulosilyticus, the genomic stretch TAGATGTAATAAGATGGGATTGTCGGTTGATACCGTCTTCCCTTCTGTCTTTAATATTAATTGTGTATTATGAGGATTCTCATATTCAGTATGTAGTTCTCTCTTAATCTGCAAGGTATCATTAAGCATGTCATATAAATCCATTATGGTCTCACGAGTAGTTGGAGGAGACTTTATCTCATAGCTAAAGCAACTATTAGTGAAGTCTGTGGCAAAGAGGAATAGTAACCAGAACTTATCAGGATTGAGATTATAGATTGTAAGCGTCTTCTGGATTTCAAGATTTGAAATGAATTCCTCATACTTATCATTGTACTGTTCTTCAAGGATGGAGAACCTATTCTTAAATATGTCCGTAGCAGTAAGCTCTGCCAGTTCCAATGTATCATCGTCCATAAACTCATCTGGTCTACAATATCTTCTTGCAACGAAGGCAATGTATTCTAATTTATCTTCTGTTAATTCCATTAATCTAAGCATTTGGACAACAAAGATAGATAAATTATCCCCACTTGCATTACTACAAGCGGGGGTATCTGGTCATTTATCCCAAACATACTTCATAACCTTAGCATTAGCTTTGTTCTCCATCACGAAATCACGCTCAATATAAATGTCTGTTACTTTCATTGCATCGTCAACATGATTCAACGCTGCATGAACAGTGTATTTATCAATTCCAACCTTATTAAGTGCTATAGTAGCCCATGAATGGCGGGCAGCATAATATTCTAAATCGTCCACTTCCAACAACGCTCCAATCTCCTTTAAGCCATAATTGATTGCCTTGTTAAATCCCTTCTCGTCAACATAGTATTGATAGAAGTTGAATAGACGTTTGCCTGTCATATCCTTATACTTCTCAATGAGAGGCAGGATTAACTTAGGTATATCAACCTTCATTTGAGCTTTATCCAATCTACGGTCTTTCGTCTTGGTACGATTATAGATGATTGTATTGCCTTCCATCTCAGTGGCATTATAAAGGTCTGCTGAGTTCATACCCATAAGGCAGAATGAGAGTATGAAGCAATCTTTAGCTAGATTATAACGGCATGTAGCCTTATAACCTTTCTTCATATCCTTATAAGGTAGATTCCATACCTTCTTAATAATGTCTACCGGTATTGCTCGTTTACGTGTAGCTTCCTGCCTAGGAACTTCTACATGTTCAAATGGAGAGTTAGGTATAAGAATTATATTCTTATCATAATCATTATATTTCTTCTTAGCTTCATTGAAGAGATGTCTTATGCTTCCCAAATAGAGTGAAACTGTCCTATTGGAAGGTATTCGTTTACCCTGCTTCTGTAATTGAATCACCAATTCTTCTCTCTTAAGGTTGAGATATGCCTTGAAACCATTTAGGAGTTGAGAGGTAACTTCATCTGTCTTTAAATGTTCCTTACCTAAATAGTTCATAAAAGAATTAAGGGCAGACTGATAGTTCTTCCTTCCCTTAATACTTGTCGTCTCCAACCATTCCTTACAGAACTGAATGAAATCTATAGACCGTGTTCGCTCACGCTCTGACTTTAAGTAATCGAACACATCATCTAAAGTGCAAGCATTCACTTCCAACTGAAGTTTAGCACATATGCCTTGATAAGTACGGACAAGATTATCAACTTCCCGCTTAATAGGAGTTCCTTCCTTCAGCTTCAAGGACTTGGTTAAGTCCTTAGATGTTGCAAAGAGACTTGTAGACAATCTCTTAAACTTACGGTCTAGAGTAAACCTAAGCTTTACATTATAAGTTCCGTCACTCTTAACCTCACCTTTCTTGATTTCTTCTCTAATAGTCAGCATCTTAGCTCTTACTTAAATTAGGAAACTATTAGGAAACAAGTGTGGTATATTAGCGATATTAAAGCATAATTCTTCGTCTGAAGAGTAATGTGCCCAATAAAAAATCCTCGATAATCTATTGATTACCAAGGATTTCCAAGTGACCCCGGTGCGATTCAAACGCACGACCTTCAGAACCGGAATCTGACGCTCTATTCACTAAGCTACGGAGCCTTAAATGCGGGGACAAAAGTATAAAAAAATCGGGCATATTCCTAATGATTTGTCTTTTTTTACAGTAAAAGCCTATAAATAAGAATATTATTTTGAGAGCCACAACTGGTTAACAAGAAACAAATTGCTCATAAAATTAGCCAAATACGATGCAAATATAAATATTATA encodes the following:
- a CDS encoding site-specific integrase, which gives rise to MLTIREEIKKGEVKSDGTYNVKLRFTLDRKFKRLSTSLFATSKDLTKSLKLKEGTPIKREVDNLVRTYQGICAKLQLEVNACTLDDVFDYLKSERERTRSIDFIQFCKEWLETTSIKGRKNYQSALNSFMNYLGKEHLKTDEVTSQLLNGFKAYLNLKREELVIQLQKQGKRIPSNRTVSLYLGSIRHLFNEAKKKYNDYDKNIILIPNSPFEHVEVPRQEATRKRAIPVDIIKKVWNLPYKDMKKGYKATCRYNLAKDCFILSFCLMGMNSADLYNATEMEGNTIIYNRTKTKDRRLDKAQMKVDIPKLILPLIEKYKDMTGKRLFNFYQYYVDEKGFNKAINYGLKEIGALLEVDDLEYYAARHSWATIALNKVGIDKYTVHAALNHVDDAMKVTDIYIERDFVMENKANAKVMKYVWDK